TATTACCGATACCGCGGGTGTGTGCGCGGGTGAAACGAGATCAGGTCAGTAAAAGGCGAAGAGAAATTGAACCGAATAAGAACGTCGAGGGATGTGTGCGCAATGGCGCACAAGTCCCCCGCCACGCTCGAAACCGATTTGGgtagttaatttatttttatttatgtaattaaattattaaacaaaagcaaaagcaaaaccacagCAAAGCGAATCCAAGCGAACACTCAGTAACCACTCATCCTACAATCACACCGCAGCAGTAATAGCAATAGAGCAAACGGGCAAACAAGTTAACCATTAACTGCTAGTAATATAGGAAGAAACTATAGGACCACTGTATGTGAGGTGGGTCACCCACTCAGAGGGCATGGCGTCACAATCCATGGCTAACGGGTAAATCGCAAAGTGAATCAGGTACAATAGGGAACAGACCGAAGTTTTTGTTCAGCTCCTGTTTAGCAGGTCccataccacacacacacacacacacccaacaagCAATCTTTCATAGGTAAACCGCAAAAGACTTTTGTCAGGCAAATagcagcaataaaaataaaaaacgacTTATTGAAAAGAACACCCGCATGCAttcgagataaaaaaaaaaacaaccatcccCCTTTGAAAGAAAACCCCAAATATGAATGCTTTTGATGATTGAGAAACATGTCGTGACATTTGTGGTTCGTAATGGGACAACGTCAGCCCGAATGGCTGACTTAGCTAAGGAATTCTATCATCGCAAGCATTCTTTGAATATCCATACGAATTGGAAcataattccaccacctttTGACTGTGCAATTATCTTTCGTGCCCGTCGTTTGGGGTGCTTAAGATGACGCAGAGCTGAGGAAAGTGGCTGCTTCGGAGTGGGTCCCGGTGTACCACAAACGGTTGCCCACCACCGTGAATCGTGCATTCGTACGTACGGTTGACGGGTGACGGAAATGATTGACAGCTTTGTTGACTTAACTGTTTCTACGCCCGTCTGCCGTCAACTTTGGGCGATCTTCCCGTTAATTGATGGCAAAGGCagtggagagagagaaagagagagagagagagagagaaagagagagagagagagagagacgcaaaagcaaaagggaaaTGTCCCCATCCCGTGCTGGGAAGTTCCGAATTTCTTTTTTAGCACATCAGGTGAAATTGTCACAAATTGAAGCGATAGATAGCGTCACAAAATCCCCTGATTGGGGATATGGGGCGTTGAGCAACGCTGGAACTAATCGGCTCTCAAACAGGGAATGTGTAGCTCGTAAACGCGCAGCTCATAATCATTTTGGGAGCGGATGATCTGATCTGGTTCGATTGATTGCGGCTTTGGCGACATGTTTGtctttttgggggcttagACCCGAAACGGGGATGAGTAAAGTAGGTTACTGTAAAGCGCTATCGGGCGGGATCGTTTGCGTCCAAATGATGCTGAGATGATACGGTGCGTTCGCTCGGGAAAGCAGTGACACTTCGCAGTGCGTATCTGCGTAGTTGGTGAAGCTAGTTACTATTCCCTCCTTCAACAATAACTTACTCTATAATGTTAGAGGTACATGGAGGCCGCCAGAAATGTGAGAAACAAATCAACTTTGTGCGGGTGGTGCATAGTTTGGCAGCGAAAGGGAAAGTCTTGCGAAGAAGCGACCTATTGTTGATGGTGGGAAGGGCTGAAGGTTGGTAACCGGAACTCGGTTTGGAACGCCAGTCCGGTAAGGaacgtttcgttccgtttcacTCTGCGAACTTGTCCGAATATGTGATGACCGTTGGAAGCGTGCCGCGATGGTTGACAATGTGACTGCGATTCCGTAAGCTTACGTACAGTACTCTTAGGTTGAGAGTAACTTTTAACAAATAACTAACGGGATGAAGgtgttttggggtttgaaATTAATCGTATTACCTTCAGTTTAAGGTATTGTTATGATTATtaggaaattttattttcggcAGCTCAATATGCATTTCCTTAGAAAGCAGTGAATGACCATCGAGAAAGTGTTGAACATAAATGATttcaaattgtaaaatttcccaaaaattcCAAGCACTCCAAATCTTTCTTCACACATTCCATTCCAGTTCCACTTGAACAGAATCAAGAAATGGCTAGCGTTTTGCCAGTGTTGACAATTCTGCATATCTTCTACCTACCAAATCGTTACAGGATTTTCGAGCTTCAGTGTTAACGTTGAGccatttttaaattcatttcaagCAGAACCAGAATATGTTGAGGATGTTGTGAATATTGTAGACTTACGGACTTTAGGGAAGAAGATATGGTGTCTTTCCACTTTTATCAAGCTTTTGCAAAGTGAAATCACACAGCTGTCTTAGCTCTTGTCAAACTCCTGCATTTCCAATTATATTGAGggtaataatattaaaaataagaaaacatttcTGCAAATTCAAGGATCTTAAAGCTTTGAAGGTTTTGAGATTTCATACAATGAGATTCAATACAGTGGTGGATCGAACCCCTTGGAGCTCGAAAGCTTGGATCGAAAGCTTTGAAGGTTGGGTTTTGAGATTTCATACAATGAGATTCAATGCAGTGGTGGATCGAACCCCTTGAAGGCTCTTAGCGAAATGGCAGATGAAGAACCTTAAGGCTTGCAGCTCGAGGTCCTGCGCGGCCGCTTAGTTATTGGCTGTGGTCCCACAGGACAGGATAGGTACAAAATTCTATCCCTTTCCCATCCCCGTACGAGTTGCTGATTATCCAGCCATAGAATTCGTTCAATGACAGGCTTAGACCTCATGAGGTTGTAGTGCCACTAAACAAGCGGAAGGCATTCAAAATTGAAACGCAATTCGGAAATAGTGTATTAAACTAATTatgttgaaaaacaaacagaaacacggAAAGGTAAAGACTGCAAATGCAACCAGAGAGCAAATTATGGCAGTATTAACTGCCGGAACATATGAAGGCATTGAGCCCATTTTCCAAGTAATTTGCAGCCAATAATGCAACAAACTGGAATACATCTTGTTTTCCATCGAGCATCACTTTGCGGCATAAAAAATGCCTTTATTCCACCTATTTACCTATTTGCCGGACTCTATCAATGATTCCAGCCCTCGGCTACATTGAAGctggaaaataacaaataaaaaaaggattttaataaatttgccCTCAACGGGGCCGCCGGCAATTATCTTAATCAGTTCGCTCGTTCGATTCGGCGTACCAGCCGAATGTATAACTTAAAACTAGATTTCTCCACCGCGGCACTTATTAAAGTCCATCAGTTCGTGGTTTTGCATCGAAATGGAACCAGCTCCAAATTATGAAGCCAGAAAGGTTATTATTGCAGCCGGCAGTAGGCAGTGTCGGTGAAATGGGTACTTCTTGTGGCACGGCGAGGCAAACAACAGGGTTACAATTAGATCGATCGAAACCGTCAATGAAGATGGTTCgtccaacatttttttttttggtggggcacTGTTGACCGGCCAATAGTTCGGGCACGGATCAGcggaaacgaaaacgaaatgcGGACTGCTTAGCAAATGTGTGTAAAAAGGCAGGCTAGCTCTCGCTAACTAGCGTACACCCGTCGGAAGCGAAAACGATGCCACATTCCAACCGTACCAAAAGTAACACCCGATGAATTCTCGTCACGTTCTGGCACACATTCGCGCATGGCCGTCGGTTATGATTTGCTACCGTTAGCACGGTAGCCCGCAGCTGGCCAGCGCACTTACCTACATGACCAAAAGCGCCCACTAGATAGCAGGTGGATGGCGATGGGCGAACTGCCGGCGATCGGTCAGGATCACGCACGCTGCATACGAAATGGGGCATAGGGCTCGCCAAACCGCATGGAGGAAGTTTTCGGTTTTCGCTCCATAAACACCGTCACGTTGGGTGACAACGTCCAGGCCCAGCTGGCCGGCAAGGGGGAGGAAATTTGTTTGGATCGTACCGGGAAACCCCTTCCGTTCGGGAAAATagagtgtgtctgtgtgtggggcGGTCGGCATATTGATTGAATTCGCATAAATAGCATTGTAATAGCAAATTAACGCATCAGTTGTTCGCCTTAGCTTATCCGGCCACCAGCAATAGTGCAAGTGTCGTCCTGCAGTACCGTGCGTCTAGTGCAGTTTTCTGTATCCGTCCCGTTTCAAGATGGTCGCCAAGCGTTGTTTTCTGGTTGCCGCCCTGGCAGTGGCTGCATTCGGTGCGGTGGCGTACGCCGACACCACCAAGGAAGAGTCGGCCGTGATCAATCTGATCAACGAGATCGACAACGAGCCACGGTTCCCGCTGTTCGGTGGGCTCGCGGTGGAGCGTTCGAACGACTACGAGGTCCGTGCCTACGGTGCCCGCACGAGTGAGGATCTTGCCGACCGGGCGGTCCGCTACCTTGCCTCGCACACGCTTAAGTTCAGCGTGCCCTCGGAGGAGAACACCGTCGAAGGTGAGCGAAGGGTGCGCGTGTGGTGAACGATGACGAATAATTCTATAGTGTACGGCACAGCAAGTGTTCGAGAACGTCCGCAAGGGTAGTGTAAAGTGATCAAGCAATAGATCTGTTTGGGAGCGGTGAAATTAAAAGGCCCTTTTCAAGAGTGAAAATCAGAACCtaacttattttaaaaaaattcaattcctaATTCACATtagcaaaaaataattttggcTTAGTTTGTGCAAGAATCGTTATTCATGTACTTGTTACAGATCAACACCAGATTTAATGTgcattttacatatttaataTTGCTAAATATGTTGACGTCTTTTTGGAATAATCATTTGTCATAAATTATCCACAAAAAGATTAACGTCGAAGACGCGTGCTCAAGATGTGTTGTTATCCGCCCAAGAGCGGTTTAAATATTCCAAAACATCTTGCTCCACCAGCTACAAAGCAAAGTAATAGTTTTCTCCGCTCGCGTGCGACGGTACATGTAATTAAAAGtagcaacataaaacaacataaacagcGACAGATAGCGAGATTTCATAACCTTGGGATAGTTCCAACCATCAACGGGTGATTAGGCCACATGCGGCTGTTTCATCATACCCGGCAAAGGAAAGCCATCGCGCTCAGCGTGGTTTCTAGCTATGCATGAAGGTCCATTTTTGCAATTCCTCGCAGATAGGGATCACAGCGAAAGGCGAACCCGTGCAGAGGCGAACTCACCGATTAGCGTCATCTGTTACCTGGACCGGGCCGTTTCCGTAGTTTCGGAATGGGGTGGGATGTTTTTCCACCGCCAAGGCCATGTGCATCGCTGATTCAATCGTATGTCGGTTTTGGGGTTGGAttccatctgttttttttcatctccatCTCTGGAGCGGCATGTTAGCGGTGGTCCGAAAAAACTGGCGGTGCTCGGTCCAGTTAGAAGGCCGGATGCAACCGGGTGTACCCACAGTGACGGAGTTGATGGACAAAAACGTGGACAAACTTTCtcgacaaaaaatcaaaaaaacactcactttCGTTGGAATCTTGCAAGGTGTAGCGACTTGGTTGAGGTTGAGTTTCTTCAGTGCCAGCAACCATTAAAGGTGGAACAGACATTACGCTTCTAAGCACATTCAAGCGTAACCAGACGGGTTCAAGGTTGCCAAAAGGTTACGGGCGTTTGGAGTAACCCTTGGCAGGGCGTAACCGGTGATGTAGCGCTTCCATTGTGGACGGTGGTATAGAATAAAAACTTTCACCAGCATCCACAATGGTGGATGAAAGAAGATGGAGCCTCAAGGTGAGACCGATTAGAATGGGTCATCGACATGGGAACAGGTTCTTTGAGAAAACAGGAGGGAAGCAAAATCGGCTACTGAACCAGTTCTCTAGAGGGCATATCGCGGTCGAAAGAGAAAGTTACACCGTATCAAATTTTAGTTGCTGGAAAAAATGCGTTCTGAGCGTGGTTACAAAGGGATACAACCCAAAACGAATTTAACCAAGAATTTCTAGCATCTACCGCTATTTGTTCAGCAGCAGACAAGCATAAAGCTGAAGAATGAAGTGTgtacataaaaacacatataTTGTATATGTAACGAAATTTATATAATTCTTGCTTTATTCAAGAAGCCCAATCATAGTACGGTTGCGCATAATATCGATGGCCAATGGAAGACGCGTTGCCAGCTCGTTCCCGGCGTAGATTAATGAACAGCGCGTACCGGTAATTGCATTGTGCgtggtggttttattttatttcggtcGTTCGGTGTAAGTGTCCTGCGCATTAAGTGGTGCATATTTTCAGGACACTTGCGGCAACCCGACGAAATACCTGTCCCGGTTGGTGCGCCAAAGCCAAAACTTTCACTTTGTGATCCGGCCGGATCCGGCTTTCGAAAATTCTCCAAAATATTTAGCCCACCACCGGGCCGACCGGGCACAATGGGAGGATAacaatagcagcagcaacagcagcaggagctacaaattaaatattaaagaagAAACGAAAGGAGAGAACGAACGAGTGGTTCGACTGAGAGGGTTGTaataaccaaccaaccaacaagaaaaaaaaaaggttcaacaagaaaaaaagggaaagtcgCTCCAAAGACATACTTCTTTCGGTGTTATGTTTAAATATGCCACACCCTTTAGCGTGCACCCTTGCGCGCTCCTCGACATTCCACGACGACGAGCCTGGGTGGCAGGAAACGATCAAGAACACTCGATGCGGCGCGTGAGCATCGCGTTGATCATCCCCTCTCCGGGAAAATGGAGAGCAGTGAGCGATGGACGCTCAGCATGCGGGAGACAAAAACACGCATGTGGCTCCTTTTGGGGCGTTCGGTGCGATCGGCATGGTTCGATGAACTCGGATCGGTACGTTCGCATTCACCGAGAACGAGCCAGCCACCGGTGTTCGGTTCTGCTTCGGCCGAACGTTTTCTGGGTCATTGGCACAGGCTCTTTGCCGGTGCGGCTGGTGCGATGATCGAAGCGCGAGCAACAAGTGCGTCGTGTGTGCGCCGGCACACAGCCTTAAGAACGTTTGGCGCGTTCACTGGCGGATGGGACACCAAACTTTCCCCCAAAATCAATAGACACGATTGTAGCGGGCCCGTTTATGTACGGGGGCGACCGTAAGGCCTTGGGGCGACATTGATACGCCCTCCAGGTGGAGGTGTTCGGTGGGATCATAATTGCCAGACAATGGGAGAAAGTATGGCCGAAGGTGGGTTTAATGCCGTGTTTGCTCACGGCCTGTTGCGAAGGGTGCTCTCACggagtttaaattattttcctccATAAAATTAGCCCCAACCGCTAAGATGTTTCGCGActgttgtggtgtttttttttatgtgtgtgttcgaATTATTTGCTCTTCGTGGATGCTGGAGGGTGTCAAAGCGGAATGAACTTAACATTTATTTGCCACGATGGAAGGTTACCTATGTAAGAGCAGGTTGGATAAGAACGAACCGACTACCGGTGTGAAAGAAGTAGCTTATTTGCAAGGGAAATATGGCTaaattgaagaaatgaaaaacataacaagAAATGTCTATGAAAGTATAATTTGGAGTGAATAATATTCAACTCCCATGGCTTCGATTTCATAGTATTTTCCTTTGCCATCCAGCCTAGTACACCAAAGGTCGTAGTCGCTCATCTATTAGCAAGACTCTCCAGTGCCATGCAAATATTGAGTCGTAGGTTAACTACTTTTATGAGGTAGCTTTAACAATAATGGTTTTCGATCACAAATAATAATGATTACAGTAAAATTGTCTGACTAATTGTAGctatttgtaaatattttaatctttCACCACTAGAACTGCTAAGCGTTTAAAATGGCATTTTAAATGactttttgtacaatttgttttttgaatTTGTACTACTGTACAGATATGTCAAATTCATACATTGTTACACTTAAACCGTAGAACTGTTTAACCACAAAGAATAttctaatgaaaatgaagtgtACTACTCAAAATGGCTACTAGTAGTGTTAGTGTCAAGCAATATtgacatttaatttttaaaattttaacgTCAATGCTGTTCAAACACCCTTTTGTAGTATGCAATATTGCGTAGCATTTGTTGCTCTAGCCTGTCATTCAAAGCTTTCCATAGTCGCGAAAAGCCCCGAAGCTTTCAAGTTAACTCACGTATACGATCATCAGCTTTGCGTATAACAGTGTGGAACTTTCTCTTGATCTTGTAGAAGCTCGCAGCAGCCGCCTGAAGAAGATGCttttgccgctgctgctggcaATGAAGCTGAAGATGGCTGTTGTGCTGCCAATCCTGTTGGCCATCGTGAAATTCATCTCGCTCAAGGGACTGATCGCCGGTTTGCTAGCCCTGAAGTTCTCCAGTAAGTATTACTAGCCGACTGTGCAATCGTTTCCGGGCTGAACATTTGGTATTCTTTGCCTCCCCACATAGTCTTCACCGTCCTGAAGGATCTGTTCCAGAAGAAGCAGGAACGTGTGACCACCGCTTACATCACCAGCGCTCAGCCCGTGAATGCCGAGATCGTCCACCAGGACTGGAACCGCAACGGACAGGCCGCTGCCCACGACCTAGCCTACGGTGCGTACCCGTACGCGACCCTCCAATAGGTCCCGTGTCCTGTTTTCCACCATCACTACCACCCAACAACCAAAACGCTCACCGATAAAATGACGCCGATGAgcctttatttatttgcttaattttaataatttattgatcGACCACCCTTCCTTTGATCACGCCATTTCTTGATGCGCCACCGGTATACGCCGGTGTTCGCTGTTCAACGTATGTGGATGTGTAAATAAAAGGCGAACAGGCAAATGAAAGCCAtgtgagtgtatttttttgtttgttggtgtgtaCTTTTGTGCGACCGAAATAAAGGACAGCCGTAGCGAGGTAGAAGGAAATTAGGCAGCTACACTACTGGGGATCAGCTGGTGTAGACAGATAATTCATATCCCCAAAAAATCTGCCGAAACGGTATTCTGTCGTCGGCAGTTAGTTGTAACGGAAATGGGGTTAGGCTTATGGAGCAGTGAGcagagagcaacaaaaaaaaagcatattgTTTACCAGCTAGCTGCATAAAATGACCCATTTAGAAACGGCACTGTACGCAGTACGATCGATCACCGGGCAGATCGGTACGCGGCGATTGGGGTTAGCATGTTTTGTTCGTTGGCCATCGGTAATGAGTGAGGCGCTGTACTGATGATGTGTTAATCTATCTGTCAAAGATTTGGAAAAGATTAACGCTGGATTGGCTTCCAAcatactttatttttataccTCTATGAGGTAACATGTCGTGAATATTACTTGATCTTCCAAGCATATTATTGACGACATAACTTCAATGTTTAACAAACACACCTTGCAATGAAAGAATATGTGGTGATATTTGGTACTTGCTGCTGGACGAATGCTATGAtgaatttgtttacaattccCTACTCCTCTGGCTAAAGAGGAACAGGCACTATTTCTGCCCACAGGAGATTAAGGATTTGAAACATACGTTGCTTGTATTGCAGGCTTATACACCGAAGATCGTGGGTCAAACCTCAACAAGATCAACTAGGTGGTAGAAACTCGTATTCTGAATATTTGGAAATGTGATAATAATACGTCAAGTAAGTAAGATATGGTAAAGATGATTAGTAGATGGATCAAAACCAAGGTAAAGACATGTAGGTGGACAGATAATCTCATATCACCAACGCTAGTTATCTTATGGAGGtatattacattttttcttaGATTAGTGACGCACTTCTTActtaccttttttgttgttgaactgTAGTTAACCTGCGTAgggctgttgttttttgggCATCTGTGAGATGCAATGCCCATAATCGACTAGTTAGAATTGTGTGTACTTTAtcattttctccttcttctaAACACGTTGTGCAAATACGGTCACTTGTGCTGTCACCAATCCGTTTCCAGGAAACTCGGCCCAGGGTTACTCTGCATTAGTACAGGCAGTTCCCGATTTACGATATTGTAAGTCAGAACCTAATCCCGGTTCCTAAGGGATCCGAAGGAAAGAGTTAATTCAAGAAAGATACGCGTATGTCGAATCCTGGTGCAATATCGTGTATAAATCATAGTTACAGAGTGTACTTCTTTCCCTGCTCTTTAGTTATTCAGCATATTACAAGAAAAAGTTTTGTACAActttttgaaagatttttttttttattatgaaaaaagttttttttatgatgaaGGAAGTCATATTCAACCAATTTTAGACCCTTTTCTTAGATgttttgctataaattaa
This region of Anopheles marshallii chromosome 2, idAnoMarsDA_429_01, whole genome shotgun sequence genomic DNA includes:
- the LOC128707230 gene encoding uncharacterized protein LOC128707230, with the protein product MVAKRCFLVAALAVAAFGAVAYADTTKEESAVINLINEIDNEPRFPLFGGLAVERSNDYEVRAYGARTSEDLADRAVRYLASHTLKFSVPSEENTVEEARSSRLKKMLLPLLLAMKLKMAVVLPILLAIVKFISLKGLIAGLLALKFSIFTVLKDLFQKKQERVTTAYITSAQPVNAEIVHQDWNRNGQAAAHDLAYGAYPYATLQ